The stretch of DNA TATCCATATTGATAGTATACAGATAGTTTTAATCAGATTCAACGATTACTGTTCAACCCCTTGATGATCTTCTACGAAAAAAGGAATACCAGCTCGTCGAGCCTTTTCTTGTGCATGTGCCCCCGCCTTGGCGGCTGCGTCCATTAATGATTTTTCGACCTGAGCCCAGTCCATCACAACATCCCTCCTGCGTCGTTATTTGTTCTCGCCGACGGTGGCGCGAGAGCGCCACCATCTAATACATATCCCGATTTATATCGAGAACCTGAGATTCGATGATCCCTTCGATACCGCACCCTGAAAAAGTGAACAAACCCACAGCCCACACCGCGAAACCTGCCATGATCTATTTTTTCATTTCCTTAGTTGATCCAGCACCGATTGAACACGTATCGCATCGTCAAAATCCGGAAGCGAGTCCCGCTTCTCTCCAACCAGTGCGCGCGCAAGCTCTGTATAAAGTGTCCACTGCGGATGAATGTACGCTTGGATCGCTGCAGGAAAACCGCTCTCATCCATGCGCTTTGGGAGTTCCACATCCTTGAATTCCGCCGACGGCGGCGTCGCGATACGAAGCAAATTCCCCTCCAAGACAAGTGTCCCCTTCGTTCCGAAAATCTCGAGTCGAGGTTCGACGCCAATTGCGGACGAAATGAATTGCGCCGAGCAGGTGCCGCCTTTTTGGAACATTCCTAAAAACATAAACGAGTCATCCGCCGTGCTCTCTTCAGGGCCGTGTTCACCGCGCCGCGTTTTGATCTGGCGCACCAACTGCCCTTGAACCGTCTCCAGATCGCCAAACCAGTGGTGCAGCGCGTCAATCATGTGCGACCCGATGGCCCCGAGCATTCCGCCGCCACGCTCCGCTTTCCACAGCCATGTATTCTCTGCCTCGCGAATACGATCAAGCATCCCGCGCGCCTCTCGCCAGTGAACGTGAATGACGTCACCGAGGCTCCCTTCTTCGAGCAAGCGTTTGATCGCCTGGCGCTCCGGCAGATAGCGCCACTCAAAATTGATGAACAAGTGACGATCCTTCACATCTGCGACCCTTTTCATCGCTTTTACCTCAGCGAGATTCAAAGCGGGCGGCTTCTCGCACAACACGTGTACCCCAGCCTCAAGCGAAGCAGTCGTCATATCGGCGTGCACCATCGGCTCTGACGCGATGACCACCATCTCTAATGCGGATTCTTCGATCATCTTCTTCCAATCATCAAAGGCCTGTGGGATCGATAATCGCTCTGCCTCCGCGCGCGC from Ferroacidibacillus organovorans encodes:
- a CDS encoding Gfo/Idh/MocA family protein, producing MGIRVGIIGTGYGARVHAPVLLKHPDYELVALSGVRPGRARAEAERLSIPQAFDDWKKMIEESALEMVVIASEPMVHADMTTASLEAGVHVLCEKPPALNLAEVKAMKRVADVKDRHLFINFEWRYLPERQAIKRLLEEGSLGDVIHVHWREARGMLDRIREAENTWLWKAERGGGMLGAIGSHMIDALHHWFGDLETVQGQLVRQIKTRRGEHGPEESTADDSFMFLGMFQKGGTCSAQFISSAIGVEPRLEIFGTKGTLVLEGNLLRIATPPSAEFKDVELPKRMDESGFPAAIQAYIHPQWTLYTELARALVGEKRDSLPDFDDAIRVQSVLDQLRK